In the genome of Acanthopagrus latus isolate v.2019 chromosome 4, fAcaLat1.1, whole genome shotgun sequence, the window ACTTGTTCACTTAGAGTAGCCGGGTGTCCAAACATTAGCCACGTATGTGCTCCAAAGTAACTGGAGAACACCTGTAAAGTAAGCGtcacctgtcacacacacacacacacaccagcgtCCCTCTGCTGCTAACCTCGCCTCTAAACCCTCTTTTACAGGACTGGGCTTATCCAATGAGACGAGAAATGCAGGTATGTAAAAAGCGTCTGCAGCTGGAGGGGCAGCGTGGACAGCAGCCTGTCTGTATCCCTCAGTCTGTAGTTGGGAGTGGCTCAGTAATGCTCAGGGGTTTGTTTTCTGGTAGAAGTGTACAAAAGGTCACAATATGAGATGTCTGTCTGCTGGAGGACATGTTTTGATACCTGTCTACGTCATACTGTGATGCTCGGCTGATGTCATGCTGCTCCTCACATTAAGGATCAATACTTAATCATGTGTTACTGAAGGTGGAGTTCTGTTTGATATGAGGTATAGCAGGTGATTGCATCAAACACCAGTGTGATCAATTTACATACAACTTAAATTATTCTATCAATGCAATGTGTTGAAAATATCCCCACTTACATGTTAAGTTCCTGTTGGTACCAGCGGTAGACTGTTGTGTCCCTTCCACAACAATGAGCATGTTTACGTGACCACAGTCACATAATCAGGTTATGATAAAAATCTGATTATATGTCTTTACATGcaaagaaacatgtttatgaTCCAGTCAATTAGTTGGATTTCTTTCCACATACATGACATACAACTGCACATGAGCAGGAAACACATCATTGCAGATGTAAAAGAGCAAAATAATCCAGATTGCTCCTTACCTTCTTTGTCGCCACTTGTAATTGACAGTGTAGCCGATCTCACAGCACAGATGTCGACTGCTGTTCAGCGTACAGCGTCTGCCGCTAACACGTTTCTTGTTCAGTCAGATGTTCTAAAAGTAGTGCAACACCCCAAATCACCAcaacatcatgatgatgacatcatttcgTGGACAGCAATCGTCATAATATTCTGCTAAATCATCATCATACTATCGGCTgctaaatgtaatgttattgttTGCATATTTACTTTGCAAATCATAAAGAGACTGAATGAACCTGTATTTATCTCTTTGAATATCAAGTAATGTTTCTGCCTGTGCTGTTACTGACGTTCtgctctgtctttatttccagGAGATATTACCAGGACTGTTTTTAGGTCCCTTCTCTGCTGCAATGAAAAGCAAGGTACATTTGATAGAATTTGACCATCAGAGGCATATGTTAGCTCGTATTATTATAGCTCAtatttcctctgtgtctctgtccagCTGCCAATTCTTGAGAGACAGGGCATAACGCATATTGTGTGTGTCCGCCAAGACATTGAAGCCAATTTTATCAAACCTAATTTCCCTCATTCATTTAGGTGAGTAAGAGCTCAGTAAAGACTTGAATATTTGAAGTCACCTGAGTGCCTTCTTGCTAACACATGAACTTGATGTTGTATCTTTGCAGATACCTTGTATTAGATATTGCTGACAATCCAGTGGAAAATATTATAAGATTTTTCCCTACAGTGAGTTTTCACCTCCTTCTTAACAAGCTTTCCATTGCCTGTAGTatgtgacatttacattcaatCTAATATACTGTAATCCATTTACTCCTTACAGACTAAAGAATTTATTGATGGCTGCTTAGCAACAGGAGGTGAGGACGCACACACAGTTTCCAGTTTTCAGACTCGAGTAGAAAGAAATTCTTTTATCAATGATCTTTGGTCTGTCTTTTTAGGAAAGGTACTGGTTCATGGTAATGCAGGGATATCAAGAAGGTGAGCTTTGAATTCTCCATCACACATAACAGCTCGAGTTTTCTCAATAAACTTAGATACTCTATGTTCTTATTTGCTTCTTCTTTCAGTGCTGCCTTAGTGATTGCATACCttatggaaacatttgggatgaaGTACAGGtgagtgacttttttttatttttttttatccttcacaTCAAATTATAACTTTGTATTTTACCCTACTAGAATAAAAGTCTTAGCTTTTTGTGAGGGTTTTAGATGCATGTTCCAACCATGTATTCCAAGCTTCActttagagctgcaacgattattCCCTTCATCAGTTATTCCATCAAAATataattaattgtttaatcaattaattgtatTAATCAATTGTTAGTTGATATacattttctggttccagcttcctaaatgtcaagatttaatgtttttctttgttagcTAAGTTGTTACAGTAAATTAagagtgtttgggttttggttgGAAAACGTCACTGGaaaattgtgatttgtgatttttaaactatttaaaaaaaaaaaaaaagatttatagacgattaatcaattagccATGAAGAAACCTGGAAGATTAATCGCAAATGAAATAACCATACGTCGCAGCCCTAACTCACATGTATCCTGAGTTTTATTTGCTTCTACTTCAAGTATAAAACTACATAAATTGTATGATACTGTCCAAGTATTATAAGGAAACTACAGCACAACTGTCAGAGTATTAAACTTTTTCAACAAGCCACACTGTTCTTCCCGTGTTTGCTCCAGCCACATTCATACATACTGTTGATTCTGTAGGGATGCATTCAGCCACGTTCAGGAGAGGAGGTTCTGCATCAACCCCAATGTGGGCTTTGTGCATCAGCTACAGGTAAGTGCTCACTTCAAGACAAATTCTGATCAACCACCATGACAGTCTAATCAAAGAGCGAACATGTACAACTCAGTCCTTATTTCTGTGAATACATGCACTGCTGACTTCTTTATCAAGAGGAGATAAAGCTGCCTCTAGCTCCTTGGCTTTATAGGCTAGTGCAGCCGTATTAATGACTGCAGTGAAATGATTCAGCATCCAGAGCTCTAATCTTTTCATTCCCCCTCACGAGAGAAGCAATATGAAATATGGACTCGAGCAGTATCGCAGCACATAATATGCTTAGTTGTCCCGCAACAGGCTCGTCCACATGGCACGTTATCCTGCAGTATGTGTGTCGTCATTGTGAGCAATCTGCTTCTGGTGTGACTCTGCAAAAAACAATTTTCCTATCTCGATATGCATACGCGTCTCTGCAGTCTTTTAGACAGCCTTTGTTGGCCTCATTTAGCCGGCTACTTATTATTCTGACATCGGGCTGACGAGCAACATTAAGAtgagtcatttgtttttgagtgGTATAAATCATgactgtgtgcacatgtgaaGGCACATCGTTTATATCTGCTGTCATATAAACGCGTCATTTTAAAACTAGTGGCACAGGAGTTTACATGAGTAAACTTATGTCCTAATGAACTGTGATAACAGAGATATTCTGCTATCAGCTGTGACATTTggcatatttgttttgtttctgctggtggagtcacaacaacacagttCAGAGACGAGCACACTATGACTGCTGTACATTACTCACACTGACGTTAGCTACTAAAGTCATCTGTTATTATAATGAGTGTTTGTTTCCTAGGAATATGAGGCGATCTACCTAGCCAAATTGACCATTAAAATGATGTCACCGATGCAGTTGGGCAGGTCCTTCTCCATACAAGCTGGGATGCCAGGTTTGTACTTAATGCACCCACACCGGTCTCCTCAATGTCTTTGTCACTAGAGCAGCAttacaggggaaaaa includes:
- the styx gene encoding serine/threonine/tyrosine-interacting protein yields the protein MWSLTTNCTDCPANPAARKHRHRAQSRAAGARTPRRMDDDNKLQFPSLPATKEDLLDWAYPMRREMQEILPGLFLGPFSAAMKSKLPILERQGITHIVCVRQDIEANFIKPNFPHSFRYLVLDIADNPVENIIRFFPTTKEFIDGCLATGGKVLVHGNAGISRSAALVIAYLMETFGMKYRDAFSHVQERRFCINPNVGFVHQLQEYEAIYLAKLTIKMMSPMQLGRSFSIQAGMPGSRKRSLEEDEDFGAMQVTAAQNG